AAGTGGTGCCGAATCTGACAACTTCGAAACCGCGAAAAAACATCATTGCCGATTTCACAAGCAACTGGGATTTTACTTATATCTTTGACAGCAGGGATGAGTTGTGGGCAGGTTTTCACAATAAAATTCTCACTACCGAGCTGAAACTTACCAATCTGTTTGGCAGCAAGACCGAACTCAGGCAGCGCGGACTTGACATGGTAGCGTATGTAAAATACAAACTTCTCCGCTATGAAACTTTTAGAGTGGACGCCGGAATGCGGCTTAATGTTGTATCGGCATCGGAGAAGAGTCCGTTCTTTCTCGAGCCGAGGCTTAATGTTACCTGGGTGCCACTTCCAATTCTTGCCTTTCGACTCGGTGTCGGCAGGTTTTCGCAGAATCTCGTGACCCTCTCAAACGAGGAAGAGCTCATCTCGATTTTTGAACCGTGGGTGGTTGTGCCCGACTATCTTAAACCCGCTCAGGCAACCCACCTGATCGGTGGTATTGACTACTATCTGACCGAGTGGTGCAAGCTCTCGGTTGAGGGATATTACAAGGACATCGATAATCTTGTCGATATAAATGAATTGAAATATACAAATCTTGATCCCGATTTTGTTCAGGCAGACGGAAGATCATACGGCCTCGATTTCAGTTTCGATGTTTCGTTTCAGACCTTTTTCTTTAAAGGCTCCTACTCGCTTGGCTATTCTTTTAAAAAGAAAAACGGGATCGAGTTCAACCCAAGATATGACACAAGGCATACTGTTAATCTGCAAATCGGCTGGATATTCTGGGAAGGATGGCAGTTCAATGCAGTCTGGCGATTCTCCTCCGGTCTTCCATATACAGGTATTGCAGGTTTCTACGACAAGTGGAACATTATGGATCCGTGGAGTTCGTGGTATGCTCAGGGGATTTACGACCCTTCATACCTCTATGGTGCAAGAAACGCACAGAGGCTCCCTTCATATCACAGACTTGACCTGAGTCTGTCAAAATCGTTCAAATTGTTCTTTGCAAAAATTGATCTTGATGTAAGTCTTCTGAATGTCTATGACAGAAGGAACATCTTTTATTTTATTCGTGACACGGGTGAAAGAGTGGATATGCTCCCCTTCCTCCCGTCAGCTAGCATAAGGATTGAAATATGAAAATCACCGGACTGATCTTTATTGTCCTGATTTCTCTCTTAAACCTCTCCTGTGATGAGGAGTTTGCTCCTAAACTCCCGTTTGAAGAGAAGCTGTTTGTATATTCTTCGCTTAAGGGAGACTCGACAAAGCAGATAATTGTAGTCGCAAAAAGCTACGATGTCTCAAATTT
The nucleotide sequence above comes from Ignavibacteria bacterium. Encoded proteins:
- a CDS encoding TonB-dependent receptor; this translates as MTKNISLKQLIFASLILQTLLFSQSTGTLRGFVTDSTNGNSIISANVILVGASRGASTDLQGYYFIPGISTGKHTIRISNIGYVTREVEVRIIKNTITQLNIALMPSAITLDEVSITGTRRPELNDPSISIEQIPLQQIKSVPAGVEADMLRALKVSPGVTSTGDITARYYVRGGGSDQNAVVINGSVLYNPFHALGLFSVIDPEMIKMLEFYKGGFTSEYGGRLSSILNVVTRDGNKNRFVGTAAASTMSGKMSFEGPIPGGSFLFTGRKSYRPEAVQKFLNNRAAPFEFYDLSFKVNYSNPEFYENGWFTVHGFFSDDKIENKNLAKEDYYFNNSSFGLNWYQVWASPLYSNMSFTYTTFEGEVVPNLTTSKPRKNIIADFTSNWDFTYIFDSRDELWAGFHNKILTTELKLTNLFGSKTELRQRGLDMVAYVKYKLLRYETFRVDAGMRLNVVSASEKSPFFLEPRLNVTWVPLPILAFRLGVGRFSQNLVTLSNEEELISIFEPWVVVPDYLKPAQATHLIGGIDYYLTEWCKLSVEGYYKDIDNLVDINELKYTNLDPDFVQADGRSYGLDFSFDVSFQTFFFKGSYSLGYSFKKKNGIEFNPRYDTRHTVNLQIGWIFWEGWQFNAVWRFSSGLPYTGIAGFYDKWNIMDPWSSWYAQGIYDPSYLYGARNAQRLPSYHRLDLSLSKSFKLFFAKIDLDVSLLNVYDRRNIFYFIRDTGERVDMLPFLPSASIRIEI